The following proteins are encoded in a genomic region of Neovison vison isolate M4711 chromosome 12, ASM_NN_V1, whole genome shotgun sequence:
- the ADM2 gene encoding protein ADM2, whose amino-acid sequence MARLLTVAFGCISLLYLLFPGTLPRSPGRTQRPAPPRAPPARTPSSGVKLRHPTPRRVVWRLQQALHPEKSASQAPALGRPLRGGPPRHLGPRRSRAQLLRVGCVLGTCQVQNLSHRLWQLVGSAGPRDSAPMDPSSPHSYG is encoded by the exons ATGGCCCGGCTCCTGACTGTTGCCTTCGGTTGCATCAGCCTCCTCTACCTGCTGTTCCCAGGCACCCTGCCCCGCAGCCCAGGCAGGACCCAGCGGCCTGCCCCGCCCAG GGCGCCCCCAGCCAGGACCCCTTCCAGTGGCGTGAAGCTTCGTCACCCCACACCTCGACGTGTGGTCTGGAGGCTACAGCAGGCCCTGCATCCGGAGAAGAGCGCCAGCCAAGCCCCCGCTCTGGGGCGGCCTCTCCGGGGCGGCCCCCCCCGGCACCTGGGCCCCCGCAGGTCCCGAGCCCAGCTCCTGCGGGtgggctgtgtgctgggcaccTGCCAAGTGCAGAACCTCAGCCACCGCCTATGGCAGCTGGTTGGGTCAGCCGGCCCACGGGACTCAGCCCCTATGGACCCCAGCAGCCCCCACAGCTATGGCTGA